A window from Listeria seeligeri serovar 1/2b str. SLCC3954 encodes these proteins:
- the ilvN gene encoding acetolactate synthase small subunit, with protein sequence MRRIITATVNNSSGVLNRITGVISRRQYNIDSISVGWTEIPNVSRITIVVHVDSLYEIEQVTKQLNKQIDVLKVSDITDDAHIERELALIKINSPAALRSELNAVIEPFRATVIDVGTKNVVIQVTGTSEKIDAFVDIVRPYGIKQMARTGVTGFTRSAKKMN encoded by the coding sequence ATGCGCCGAATTATTACTGCAACTGTCAACAACTCATCAGGCGTACTAAATCGGATTACTGGGGTTATCTCTAGACGCCAATATAATATCGATAGTATTTCTGTTGGCTGGACCGAAATCCCTAATGTTTCGCGGATTACCATCGTTGTCCATGTCGATTCCCTTTACGAGATTGAGCAAGTCACAAAACAACTCAATAAACAAATCGATGTGTTGAAAGTAAGCGATATTACTGACGACGCGCATATCGAACGTGAACTTGCTTTAATTAAAATTAACTCCCCCGCCGCCTTGCGTTCCGAGCTAAATGCTGTCATCGAACCATTTAGAGCGACCGTTATTGATGTCGGTACAAAAAATGTTGTCATCCAAGTCACCGGAACAAGCGAAAAAATCGACGCCTTTGTCGATATCGTCCGCCCTTATGGAATTAAACAAATGGCAAGAACTGGCGTAACCGGCTTTACACGAAGCGCCAAAAAAATGAATTAA
- the ilvC gene encoding ketol-acid reductoisomerase, which produces MTKVYYEDAVKNNALEGKTVAVIGYGSQGHAHSQNLRDNGNEVIIGIREGKSAETARNDGFDVYSVSEAAAKADIIMILLPDETQGDTYEKEIKPNLKAGNALVFAHGFNIHFDVINPPSDVDVFLVAPKGPGHLVRRTFVEGGAVPSLFAIYQDATGNARDTALSYAKGIGATRAGVIETTFKEETETDLFGEQAVLCGGATHLIQAGFETLVEAGYQPELAYFEVLHEMKLIVDLMYEGGMEKMRDSISNTAEYGDYVSGPRVVTADTKKAMKEVLTDIQNGNFAKAFIDDNKNGFKEFHRMRAEQQGHQIEKVGADLREMMPFVKPQH; this is translated from the coding sequence ATGACAAAAGTTTATTATGAAGATGCAGTGAAAAATAACGCACTAGAAGGTAAAACAGTAGCAGTAATCGGGTACGGTTCTCAAGGACACGCCCATTCTCAAAATTTGCGTGACAATGGCAATGAAGTCATTATCGGGATTCGCGAAGGAAAATCCGCTGAAACAGCTAGAAACGACGGTTTTGATGTTTATTCTGTTAGCGAAGCAGCAGCCAAAGCCGATATCATTATGATTCTTTTACCAGATGAAACACAAGGCGACACATATGAAAAAGAAATTAAACCTAACCTAAAAGCTGGCAATGCACTTGTTTTTGCACATGGTTTTAATATCCATTTTGACGTAATTAACCCACCGAGCGATGTGGATGTTTTCTTAGTAGCTCCAAAAGGACCAGGCCATCTCGTTCGCCGTACATTTGTTGAAGGTGGCGCTGTCCCTTCCCTATTCGCGATTTATCAAGATGCAACTGGGAATGCTCGTGACACTGCCCTTTCTTATGCAAAAGGAATTGGTGCCACTCGTGCCGGTGTTATCGAAACTACTTTCAAAGAAGAAACCGAAACAGATCTATTTGGTGAACAAGCTGTTCTTTGTGGCGGGGCAACTCACTTAATCCAAGCTGGGTTCGAAACGCTTGTAGAAGCAGGCTACCAACCAGAACTTGCTTATTTCGAAGTTCTACATGAAATGAAATTAATCGTGGACTTGATGTATGAAGGCGGTATGGAAAAAATGCGTGATTCCATCTCTAACACAGCGGAATATGGTGATTATGTATCAGGCCCTCGCGTTGTTACAGCGGATACGAAAAAAGCAATGAAAGAAGTACTTACCGACATTCAAAATGGAAACTTCGCTAAAGCCTTTATTGATGATAATAAAAATGGCTTTAAAGAGTTCCACAGAATGCGCGCCGAACAACAAGGTCATCAAATCGAAAAAGTTGGTGCTGACCTTCGCGAAATGATGCCATTTGTAAAACCACAACATTAA
- a CDS encoding 2-isopropylmalate synthase, translated as MKKIQFFDTTLRDGEQTPGVNFDVKEKIQIALQLEKLGIDVIEAGFPISSPGDFECVKAIANAIKHCSVTGLARCVEGDIDRAEEALQEAVSPQIHIFLATSDVHMEYKLKMSRAEVLTSIKHHVSYARQKFDVVQFSPEDATRTERAFLIEAVQTAIDAGATVINIPDTVGYTNPTEFGQLFQDLRREIKQFDDVTFASHCHDDLGMATANALAAIENGATRVEGTINGIGERAGNTALEEVAVALHIRKDFYQAETNIVLNQFKNSSDLISRLSGMPVPRNKAVIGGNAYAHESGIHQDGVLKNPDTYEIITPALVGVDKNSLPLGKLSGKHAFNTRMEEMGYALNEQEQKDAFKRFKQLADAKKEVTEEDLHALILGQSSESADDFELKHLQVQYVTGGVQGAIVRIEEKDGATLEDAATGSGSIEAIYNTINRLMKQDISLTDYRIQAITAGQDAQAEVHVVVKNANGAEFHGIGIDFDVLTASAKAYLQASGKSKTVTNQADFEEVK; from the coding sequence ATGAAGAAAATCCAGTTTTTTGATACTACACTACGAGACGGCGAACAAACCCCTGGAGTTAATTTTGACGTAAAGGAGAAAATCCAGATCGCCTTACAACTCGAAAAACTCGGGATTGATGTAATTGAAGCCGGCTTTCCGATTTCTTCTCCTGGAGATTTTGAATGCGTCAAGGCCATTGCAAATGCGATTAAACATTGTTCTGTAACAGGGCTAGCTCGCTGCGTTGAAGGAGATATCGACCGGGCAGAGGAAGCACTTCAAGAAGCTGTTTCTCCGCAAATACATATCTTCCTAGCAACAAGCGATGTACACATGGAATACAAACTAAAAATGAGTCGGGCGGAAGTGCTTACTTCCATTAAACACCACGTAAGTTATGCAAGACAAAAATTTGATGTAGTTCAATTTTCACCAGAAGATGCAACAAGAACGGAGCGAGCGTTTCTTATCGAAGCTGTCCAAACAGCGATTGATGCCGGGGCAACTGTTATCAACATTCCCGATACAGTCGGTTATACAAATCCAACTGAATTTGGTCAATTATTCCAAGACTTGCGCCGCGAAATCAAACAATTTGATGATGTTACTTTTGCCTCCCACTGTCACGATGACCTTGGTATGGCGACTGCTAATGCACTTGCTGCTATCGAAAATGGTGCAACACGAGTCGAAGGAACAATTAATGGTATAGGCGAACGTGCCGGGAATACTGCACTAGAAGAAGTCGCAGTTGCGCTTCATATTCGCAAAGATTTTTATCAAGCAGAAACGAACATTGTTTTGAATCAATTTAAAAACTCTAGTGATTTGATTAGTCGGTTGTCGGGGATGCCTGTTCCACGTAATAAAGCGGTTATTGGTGGAAATGCCTATGCCCACGAATCCGGCATCCATCAAGACGGCGTGCTAAAAAATCCAGATACGTACGAAATTATTACTCCTGCTCTTGTCGGCGTCGATAAAAACTCCCTGCCGCTTGGAAAACTTTCTGGTAAACATGCTTTCAATACCCGCATGGAAGAAATGGGTTATGCCCTTAACGAACAAGAACAAAAAGATGCCTTCAAACGCTTTAAACAACTAGCTGATGCGAAAAAAGAAGTAACCGAAGAAGACCTTCATGCGCTTATCCTAGGTCAGTCTTCTGAGTCGGCGGATGATTTTGAATTAAAACATTTACAAGTCCAATATGTTACTGGCGGAGTTCAAGGTGCTATCGTTCGAATTGAAGAAAAAGACGGCGCTACTCTTGAAGATGCAGCAACAGGTTCTGGAAGTATTGAAGCTATTTATAACACGATTAATCGCCTGATGAAACAAGATATTTCCTTAACCGATTATCGCATTCAAGCAATCACAGCTGGACAAGATGCACAAGCAGAAGTTCACGTTGTAGTTAAAAATGCTAACGGCGCTGAATTTCACGGTATCGGAATTGATTTTGACGTATTAACTGCAAGCGCTAAAGCTTACTTACAAGCATCCGGCAAAAGCAAAACCGTCACCAACCAAGCTGATTTTGAGGAGGTAAAATGA
- the leuB gene encoding 3-isopropylmalate dehydrogenase, with translation MTYKITSLAGDGIGPEIMTAGIQVLQAIAKKYQHTFEIESHLFGGAGIDATGNPIPDSTLKACQNADAILLGAIGGPKWDNAAKRPEDGLLALRKALGLFANIRPIQVPSSISHLSPLKKDIVEGTDFIVVRELTGGLYFGEPKHWNEDAAVDSLTYTRAEIERIIEKAFVIAATRNKKVTSVDKANVLASSKLWRQIAEEVASKHPDITLEHLYVDAAAMILIQRPTTFDVIVTENLFGDILSDEASVITGSLGMLPSASHAESGPSLYEPIHGSAPDIAGQNIANPMSMISSVSMMLRQSFGLFMEADVIDKATAATMEAGFLTADLGGTTSTTDFTNEVLKQIEGGE, from the coding sequence GTGACTTACAAAATTACCTCTCTAGCTGGCGACGGTATTGGTCCAGAAATTATGACAGCTGGTATCCAAGTCCTCCAAGCCATTGCTAAGAAATATCAGCACACATTTGAAATCGAATCTCACCTATTTGGTGGCGCAGGTATTGACGCTACTGGAAATCCAATTCCTGACTCAACCCTCAAAGCCTGCCAAAATGCCGATGCGATTTTACTAGGTGCAATTGGCGGTCCAAAATGGGATAATGCGGCAAAACGACCAGAAGATGGTTTACTTGCTCTTAGAAAAGCACTTGGTCTATTTGCTAACATCCGACCTATCCAAGTTCCAAGTTCGATTTCACACCTCTCCCCTTTAAAAAAAGATATTGTGGAAGGCACTGATTTTATCGTTGTTCGGGAACTTACTGGTGGCTTGTACTTCGGTGAGCCAAAACATTGGAATGAAGATGCAGCGGTTGATTCTTTAACTTATACGCGAGCAGAAATCGAACGAATTATCGAAAAAGCCTTCGTGATTGCTGCTACAAGAAATAAAAAAGTGACTTCGGTCGACAAAGCTAACGTACTCGCTTCTAGCAAACTATGGCGTCAAATTGCCGAAGAAGTAGCTAGCAAGCATCCAGATATTACTCTAGAGCATTTATATGTAGATGCTGCTGCGATGATACTTATACAACGTCCGACTACTTTTGATGTAATTGTTACGGAAAACTTATTCGGTGATATTTTAAGTGATGAGGCCTCTGTAATTACTGGCTCACTAGGTATGTTACCTTCTGCCAGTCATGCGGAAAGTGGCCCTTCATTATATGAGCCTATTCATGGTTCAGCGCCCGATATCGCAGGTCAAAATATCGCTAATCCAATGTCGATGATTTCTTCCGTATCTATGATGTTGCGCCAATCTTTCGGACTTTTCATGGAAGCTGATGTGATTGATAAAGCAACAGCCGCAACAATGGAAGCTGGATTTTTAACCGCTGACTTAGGTGGAACTACATCTACCACTGACTTTACGAATGAAGTACTAAAACAAATTGAAGGAGGAGAATAA